Proteins from a single region of Clupea harengus chromosome 5, Ch_v2.0.2, whole genome shotgun sequence:
- the amigo3 gene encoding amphoterin-induced protein 3 — MLWAWGVVLTLLLGSVPLPLAGGSCPAECLCASDILSCSSISLKQLPATLPSTAATLDFNHNQLSQLEEGSFAGLPRLDSLQLAHNRLVALARGTFRNASSLRHLDLSSNLLRVVEQHYFQELVGMEELLLFNNRITQVESLAAGLSSNLRKAYLSHNLLTDFPFFSIQEHSHPFLSTLDLSSNRMTRLPVEDIWALPPAVQSGLFLHNNTLICECSMYGLFLHWEQRGFASAREYHRDHTCLLYGERRASVRFFQHRRFFENCTLHMPQVGERDGGSLLAYVGDSITLECQTSLQGGQHTRYFWVSPHQEYIAPPGNTQGSLHMHANGSLELVSAQVKDSGVYWCMALNRRRNETREVNVTVVPRHVEYEPFNTGFTTLLGCVVTLVLVLMYLYLTPCHCWCRKQPPAPTTTTPSPANECSAAQSSILTPSTPPATTEGPGRRVSNIKHVVFREPVREVQNGRLLHIKPQVRHDASEPVTSVFSDTLIIR; from the coding sequence ATGTTGTGGGCTTGGGGTGTGGTCCTAACCTTGCTGCTGGGCTCAGTTCCATTGCCACTGGCTGGAGGCAGCTGTCCTGCGGAGTGTTTGTGCGCCTCTGATATCCTCAgctgcagctccatcagctTGAAGCAACTGCCTGCCACACTGCCCTCGACAGCTGCCACACTAGACTTTAACCACAATCAACTGTCACAGCTTGAAGAAGGCAGCTTCGCAGGACTGCCTCGTCTGGATTCACTACAACTGGCCCACAACCGACTTGTCGCGCTGGCGAGAGGAACCTTCCGGAATGCCAGCAGCCTGAGGCATCTGGACCTGTCGTCCAACCTCCTCCGAGTCGTCGAGCAACACTACTTCCAAGAGTTGGTCGGGATGGAAGAGCTGCTTCTCTTCAACAACCGCATCACCCAAGTGGAGAGTTTAGCCGCCGGGCTCAGCAGCAACCTGCGCAAAGCCTACCTGAGCCACAACCTCCTCACGGACTTCCCCTTTTTTTCAATCCAGGAGCACAGCCACCCTTTCCTGAGCACACTGGACCTCTCCTCCAACCGCATGACCAGACTACCAGTGGAGGACATCTGGGCACTACCGCCCGCGGTGCAGAGTGGCCTCTTCCTGCACAACAACACGCTGATCTGTGAGTGCTCCATGTACGGTCTCTTCCTGCACTGGGAGCAGCGGGGCTTTGCCTCGGCTCGGGAGTACCACCGAGACCACACCTGTCTGTTGTACGGAGAACGACGAGCTTCGGTGCGATTCTTCCAGCACAGACGCTTCTTTGAAAACTGCACTCTGCACATGCcacaggtgggagagagagacggcggcAGCCTGCTGGCCTATGTCGGCGATTCGATCACACTTGAGTGCCAGACTTCACTGCAAGGAGGGCAGCACACGAGGTACTTCTGGGTTTCGCCCCACCAGGAGTACATCGCACCCCCAGGCAACACTCAGGGCTCACTGCACATGCATGCCAACGGGAGTCTGGAACTCGTCTCCGCACAGGTGAAAGACTCTGGAGTGTACTGGTGTATGGCCCTGAACCGCCGGCGCAACGAGACCCGAGAGGTGAACGTGACGGTGGTGCCGCGGCACGTGGAGTACGAGCCCTTCAACACCGGCTTCACCACCCTGCTGGGCTGCGTGGTGACCCTGGTGCTTGTCCTTATGTACCTGTACCTGACCCCCTGTCACTGCTGGTGCCGTAAGCAGCCCcctgcccccaccaccaccacccccagccCGGCCAATGAGTGCAGTGCGGCGCAGTCGTCCATCCTGACACCATCCACGCCCCCCGCCACCACTGAGGGCCCCGGACGGAGGGTCAGTAATATCAAGCACGTGGTGTTTCGGGAGCCCGTCAGGGAGGTGCAGAATGGGCGGCTTCTGCACATAAAACCTCAGGTGCGTCACGATGCGTCAGAGCCTGTGACCTCGGTTTTTTCGGACACACTCATCATCCGGTAg